A genomic stretch from Chitinophaga agri includes:
- a CDS encoding sigma-54-dependent Fis family transcriptional regulator, which produces MTLQSFKQDDQLLSLSNEIARIRAKTDLLSLINTRLNSIVPFSSCMVLRVDNTTMTAHPYIFDGREKWADNYTFYCDIGYAIMDESIEGGHKPVLSYTDSLQPVADGDLNTSENPPVRKCVTIKLIDGSLLIGFWIVFFKPDERCDKGMLEVLRKISYPIAIATANIIAAEDRVMNEEEKNKLLLLSNEIATIKKREDLSRFVNGFIQKTLSVTEFGIAYVHEDGKSYGAFYMEMSNDTRRVDEFEKVTSAKYTVTDTVFRMITQSKEPTLLDVDELLTKPGIPAYVSFWKRAGIRKVLSVPLWDGQVAVGFINFHVDGRQTILKMIHLLKSVSTQLVMAISNILANEKIKKRDEEKNVLLSLSNEIAALKTRENLSLIVNTRIKKLLSVNEFGIAQVDEDGQTYSAFVLDFSDRTKSTPGFHVVTSARYSTDDPIFTKVRDARGPIWFDVAEVAAQTGMPEYVRFWKEAGHQYYLHVPLRVGGVLVGFVPLHFESRDDSKANSMLLNGICAQIGVAVSNILANEKILASEQEKNLLLSLSNEIASVKDREDLFRVISGSIKELFSVRRLGFSKIKEDGDTYSIFFMDEDKPTDQQFDMERMLKARYDAHESLYREIIASEDPIVYNMADLLSRPNPPAYIKFLAATGAERLLTAALRIGGHAIGTAHFVVENGVQFEVKSSLLKGVCSQLAVAISNILTIENNYERQIEKSKLLDFSNAIAAIHDKMQFLKLLNTKLRELFRFSHAMIACINDDKKSCITFILDPQEKDPEEWEYNQVIIENVPLKNSAFEMVSSGFVLVDLNEFVNTGLAPDFIRRNYDGGSLEMLIAPLKEDNRIIGFFMLFSREREWLDNNQLNILSGVTHQLSIAAANIVANEKIQKQLTEINNYKQRLEQENYYLQQEIKINHNHSEIIGSSPAIKSVLTLVEQVAPSESTVLILGETGTGKELIARAIHNSSPRKKELMIKINCAALPASLIESELFGHERGSFTGAIDRRIGKFELADKSTLFLDEIGELSPELQVKLLRALQEKEIERIGGKTTIKIDVRIIAATNRDLEQMITDGRFRLDLYYRLHIFPIMLPPLRDRKEDIPILSSHFVSRYAKKAGKIIHALNAKALKELIGYDWPGNIRELEHVIERSVLLTNTETIHTVYLPAVKTVFDNNKNEQPSVIQTLQEQEKDYILKILKKVNGRISGPGGAAELLGLPASTLNSKLKKLGIHREHRG; this is translated from the coding sequence ATGACGCTTCAATCATTTAAGCAGGATGACCAATTACTCTCACTGAGTAATGAAATCGCACGTATAAGAGCCAAAACAGATTTACTATCTCTTATCAACACCAGATTAAATTCCATCGTCCCGTTCAGTAGTTGTATGGTCCTTCGCGTAGATAACACTACTATGACGGCTCATCCCTACATTTTTGACGGGCGGGAAAAGTGGGCTGATAATTATACATTTTATTGTGATATCGGTTATGCCATTATGGATGAAAGCATTGAAGGGGGGCATAAGCCTGTCCTGAGCTATACAGATTCCTTGCAGCCCGTGGCAGATGGCGATCTTAATACCTCAGAAAATCCACCGGTGAGGAAATGTGTAACGATAAAACTTATCGATGGATCGTTGCTGATAGGGTTCTGGATAGTGTTCTTTAAGCCCGATGAACGTTGCGATAAGGGGATGCTTGAGGTGCTTAGAAAGATATCATATCCGATCGCGATTGCGACAGCAAATATCATCGCAGCTGAAGACCGTGTTATGAACGAGGAGGAAAAAAACAAGTTACTGCTTTTAAGTAATGAAATCGCTACCATTAAAAAACGGGAGGACCTTTCCCGTTTCGTTAATGGATTCATACAAAAAACATTATCTGTAACCGAATTCGGGATTGCTTATGTACATGAAGACGGGAAGTCTTATGGAGCGTTTTACATGGAAATGAGCAATGACACCAGGAGAGTAGACGAATTTGAAAAGGTCACTTCTGCGAAGTATACAGTAACGGATACTGTTTTCAGGATGATCACACAGTCAAAAGAGCCTACGCTGCTGGATGTGGATGAACTGCTGACCAAGCCCGGCATACCCGCGTATGTGTCTTTCTGGAAAAGGGCTGGGATCAGGAAGGTGTTATCAGTGCCACTATGGGATGGCCAGGTGGCTGTAGGATTTATTAATTTTCATGTGGACGGTAGGCAGACAATTCTGAAAATGATCCATTTGCTGAAATCTGTTAGTACACAGCTGGTGATGGCCATTTCCAATATCCTCGCGAATGAGAAAATAAAGAAAAGGGATGAGGAGAAAAATGTTTTATTATCGCTCAGTAATGAGATTGCGGCTTTAAAGACAAGAGAAAACCTGTCTCTCATCGTAAATACACGCATCAAGAAGCTGCTATCTGTCAACGAGTTTGGTATTGCGCAGGTTGATGAGGATGGGCAGACATATAGTGCATTTGTCCTGGATTTTTCAGATAGAACGAAATCGACGCCCGGTTTTCATGTTGTCACTTCGGCCCGGTATAGTACGGACGATCCCATCTTCACGAAGGTGAGGGATGCCAGGGGACCGATCTGGTTTGACGTTGCAGAAGTGGCGGCGCAGACAGGAATGCCTGAATATGTCAGGTTCTGGAAAGAAGCAGGGCATCAATACTACCTGCATGTGCCCCTCCGTGTAGGTGGCGTCCTGGTGGGATTTGTGCCATTACATTTCGAAAGCAGGGATGATTCCAAAGCAAACAGCATGTTATTAAATGGCATATGTGCCCAGATAGGCGTTGCTGTTTCCAATATTCTGGCTAATGAGAAAATACTGGCCAGCGAACAGGAGAAGAATCTCCTGTTATCATTGAGTAATGAAATCGCCTCAGTTAAAGACAGGGAAGATCTCTTCAGGGTTATTTCCGGAAGCATTAAGGAATTGTTTTCTGTCAGACGCCTGGGATTCTCAAAGATCAAGGAAGACGGAGATACCTATAGCATCTTTTTCATGGATGAAGACAAACCCACTGATCAGCAGTTTGATATGGAAAGAATGCTAAAGGCAAGATATGATGCGCATGAATCCTTATACCGTGAGATCATCGCCTCAGAGGATCCTATTGTGTATAATATGGCAGATCTACTTAGCAGACCTAACCCGCCGGCTTATATTAAATTCCTGGCTGCTACCGGTGCAGAACGTTTACTCACAGCGGCTTTGCGAATTGGAGGGCACGCAATCGGTACCGCTCACTTTGTAGTGGAGAACGGTGTTCAGTTTGAGGTGAAAAGCAGCCTGCTGAAAGGCGTATGTTCTCAATTGGCAGTTGCCATTTCAAATATCCTAACTATTGAGAACAATTATGAACGACAAATTGAGAAGAGTAAACTGCTCGACTTCAGCAATGCTATTGCGGCCATACATGACAAAATGCAGTTTCTTAAATTGCTGAATACAAAGCTCCGGGAACTATTCCGGTTTTCACATGCGATGATCGCGTGTATCAATGATGATAAGAAAAGCTGTATCACATTTATCCTGGATCCTCAGGAGAAAGATCCGGAAGAATGGGAGTATAACCAGGTGATCATAGAGAATGTGCCTTTGAAAAATAGTGCATTTGAAATGGTTTCCAGCGGTTTTGTACTGGTAGATTTGAATGAGTTTGTGAACACTGGGCTGGCGCCCGATTTTATAAGAAGAAACTATGATGGTGGATCTCTCGAGATGCTGATCGCGCCGTTGAAAGAAGATAACAGGATAATCGGATTTTTTATGCTGTTCTCCAGGGAGAGAGAGTGGTTAGATAACAATCAATTGAATATCTTGTCTGGCGTAACCCATCAATTATCTATAGCTGCTGCAAATATTGTCGCTAATGAGAAGATTCAAAAGCAACTGACCGAGATAAATAATTATAAGCAGCGACTCGAGCAGGAAAATTATTACCTGCAACAGGAAATTAAGATCAATCATAATCATTCTGAAATTATCGGATCGAGTCCTGCTATCAAATCGGTATTAACGCTGGTAGAGCAGGTTGCTCCTTCAGAGAGTACCGTGTTGATACTCGGGGAAACGGGGACAGGAAAAGAATTGATTGCACGCGCTATTCATAATTCCTCCCCCCGTAAGAAGGAGTTAATGATTAAAATAAATTGCGCGGCTCTGCCGGCAAGTCTTATAGAAAGTGAACTTTTTGGTCATGAACGGGGAAGTTTTACGGGCGCTATTGACAGACGGATAGGCAAATTTGAGCTGGCGGATAAAAGCACATTATTTCTGGACGAAATTGGTGAATTGTCCCCGGAGCTGCAGGTAAAGCTCCTTCGCGCATTACAGGAAAAGGAGATCGAACGGATCGGCGGCAAAACAACCATCAAGATAGATGTTCGCATCATTGCTGCCACGAACCGTGACCTGGAACAAATGATCACAGACGGTCGGTTTAGGCTGGACTTATACTACAGACTGCATATCTTCCCTATTATGTTGCCCCCATTGCGGGACCGTAAAGAAGATATTCCCATTTTGTCCTCCCATTTTGTGTCCAGATATGCCAAGAAGGCCGGGAAAATCATTCATGCGTTGAATGCGAAAGCCCTGAAAGAACTTATAGGATATGACTGGCCGGGCAACATACGGGAGCTTGAGCATGTGATTGAGCGTAGTGTTTTGCTGACCAATACTGAAACGATTCACACCGTCTATTTACCTGCTGTAAAAACGGTATTTGATAACAATAAAAATGAACAGCCATCCGTCATTCAGACTTTACAGGAACAGGAAAAAGATTATATTCTCAAAATCCTGAAAAAAGTTAATGGCAGGATATCTGGTCCCGGAGGAGCTGCAGAATTACTGGGGTTGCCCGCATCTACCCTAAATTCAAAACTTAAAAAGCTTGGAATTCACAGGGAACATCGTGGCTAG
- a CDS encoding helix-turn-helix domain-containing protein: protein MLFFILEGTITIRCARNTYEINQHKIAFIKRNTLFELEEFSATDAGANTEYVLFTLTNELVKEFTKLAAVCVNANEESFPVIVSDTQKELHNYMASLEPYIQVSQTVDTNLIRLKVLELLFCLSRLHKDIITHLLDIRDHFRMDITTTVESNITNPITLSELATLSGRSLSSFRRDFAAIYKMPPYQWIRQKKLEKSKELLLSTTMTITDVCYTTGFESVAHFSRLFKLQFGCPPSAFRMNVQA, encoded by the coding sequence ATGCTATTCTTCATACTTGAAGGAACAATAACTATACGCTGCGCGCGTAACACGTATGAGATCAATCAGCATAAAATTGCTTTTATAAAAAGGAATACCCTGTTCGAACTAGAAGAATTTTCGGCTACTGATGCAGGTGCTAATACCGAATACGTCTTGTTTACGCTCACCAATGAGCTGGTAAAGGAATTTACGAAGCTGGCTGCTGTGTGCGTAAATGCTAATGAAGAGTCATTTCCGGTGATCGTAAGCGATACGCAGAAAGAACTACACAATTACATGGCATCGCTTGAACCATACATTCAGGTCTCGCAGACCGTGGACACCAACCTGATCAGACTGAAGGTCCTGGAACTGTTATTCTGTCTATCGAGATTGCATAAAGATATAATTACACATTTGCTGGACATTAGAGATCATTTCAGGATGGACATCACTACTACAGTTGAAAGTAATATAACTAACCCCATCACGTTAAGTGAGCTGGCCACGTTATCAGGAAGAAGTCTCTCCAGTTTCAGAAGAGACTTCGCAGCCATTTACAAAATGCCCCCGTATCAGTGGATAAGACAAAAGAAACTCGAAAAATCAAAGGAATTATTGTTGAGCACAACTATGACCATCACCGACGTATGTTATACAACAGGATTTGAGAGTGTAGCACATTTCTCCAGGTTATTCAAGTTACAGTTTGGATGCCCGCCCTCAGCTTTCAGAATGAATGTACAGGCCTAG
- a CDS encoding tetratricopeptide repeat protein, whose protein sequence is MSLFKNIFSGSKPKHTDFSPGDIFYMESGKKYQLYKLLAVDAAFDCYHVLSYAPLDSLPAVAELPVIPVFIYHSPVDKNGFPNAKLWTNAPVTADDLIGYHEYLRQTQAPKEYIPLANHYYKTGNSLAKEKKYEASIDAYSKAIDLFPQFFEALDNRAFSKMDLGRWGEAIADFSLSLELRPNSLLAEFSIGECYFKMRDYQHAKRQFEIALTIAPGNEHATRYLAMVNDILSEQ, encoded by the coding sequence ATGAGCTTATTTAAAAACATCTTCTCAGGCAGTAAGCCTAAACACACGGACTTTTCACCCGGTGACATATTTTACATGGAATCAGGTAAAAAGTACCAACTGTATAAATTGTTAGCGGTGGATGCTGCTTTTGACTGCTACCATGTGCTGAGTTATGCACCTTTGGACAGCCTGCCTGCTGTAGCTGAGCTCCCGGTTATTCCGGTGTTCATCTATCATTCTCCGGTTGACAAAAATGGTTTCCCGAATGCGAAACTATGGACAAACGCTCCTGTCACAGCGGACGACCTGATTGGCTACCACGAATACCTTCGGCAAACACAGGCACCTAAAGAGTACATCCCGCTTGCTAATCACTACTATAAAACCGGCAACAGCCTGGCGAAAGAAAAGAAATATGAAGCATCGATTGACGCCTATTCAAAGGCGATCGATCTCTTCCCGCAATTCTTTGAAGCATTGGACAACAGGGCATTCAGTAAAATGGACCTGGGGCGATGGGGGGAAGCAATAGCCGATTTCAGTCTCTCCCTGGAATTACGGCCGAATAGCTTACTGGCCGAATTCTCCATAGGCGAATGTTACTTCAAAATGAGAGACTACCAGCATGCAAAGCGGCAATTTGAAATAGCACTGACCATTGCACCGGGTAATGAACACGCTACCCGTTACCTCGCCATGGTAAATGATATATTAAGCGAGCAGTAA
- a CDS encoding winged helix-turn-helix transcriptional regulator, whose product MQRYAPNDVTLLMVSLVIPLITMEKKCTKVLHLEENIRALQDTIYVIGGKWKLPIVHSICNGNKRFSDILRSIPGLTHRMLSRNLRELEDNKLITRSVDENFPGVVEYDFTAYATQYGLLINEMIEWGKSHKKMITGDRQTNHS is encoded by the coding sequence ATGCAAAGATATGCGCCTAATGATGTTACTTTGTTAATGGTATCACTGGTGATACCGCTGATAACAATGGAAAAAAAATGCACCAAAGTTCTCCATCTGGAGGAAAACATCAGAGCTTTACAGGACACCATTTATGTGATTGGCGGCAAATGGAAATTGCCTATCGTCCACTCCATATGCAACGGTAATAAGCGTTTCAGCGATATCCTGCGCAGTATTCCCGGACTCACGCACAGAATGTTATCCAGAAACCTTAGAGAACTGGAAGACAATAAGCTGATCACACGTAGCGTTGATGAAAACTTTCCCGGCGTAGTTGAATATGACTTTACAGCATACGCTACGCAATATGGACTTCTGATTAATGAAATGATCGAATGGGGTAAAAGTCATAAGAAGATGATCACAGGAGATCGGCAAACCAATCACTCTTAA
- a CDS encoding NADP-dependent oxidoreductase: protein MKAVILVEQGSVGNLIQVELPIPTLLADEVLIKVRAIAINPADTYIRKQRTLDYVFNGERPRILGWDISGTIVRVGENTIGFKVSDDVFGLIKYPGRFYPGHAKGYAEYIAAPASDITFKPANISHEEAAAATLAALAAWQSLAKAQIKQGDRLFITAGAGGVGHYAIQIAKYLGAHVIAQSSLEKKDFVLGMGADEHVDYEHQQFITMLEPVDLVLELLRGNHIERSLRIIKPGGTLISLCNYIKGTICEEIARERKVFAWYHAVKSDGSDMEAIAGLLSKGVIRSFVSRTYRLDQIREAHIEMEKDHTKGKIIISLI from the coding sequence ATGAAAGCAGTCATTCTGGTGGAGCAGGGAAGTGTGGGGAACTTAATTCAGGTTGAATTGCCCATTCCCACCCTCCTGGCCGATGAGGTGCTTATTAAAGTTCGTGCGATAGCGATCAATCCTGCAGACACATACATACGGAAACAAAGGACACTTGACTATGTTTTCAACGGTGAACGACCGAGGATATTAGGATGGGACATATCTGGCACTATCGTGCGTGTGGGTGAGAATACTATTGGTTTTAAAGTGAGTGATGACGTTTTTGGGCTGATAAAGTATCCGGGACGCTTTTATCCGGGTCATGCCAAGGGCTATGCGGAATACATTGCAGCTCCGGCCTCTGATATAACCTTTAAGCCTGCGAATATATCCCATGAGGAGGCGGCAGCGGCGACGTTAGCCGCACTTGCCGCCTGGCAGTCATTAGCAAAAGCGCAAATTAAGCAGGGTGACCGTTTGTTTATTACAGCCGGTGCGGGCGGTGTTGGTCATTATGCGATACAGATTGCAAAATATCTGGGCGCGCACGTGATTGCCCAATCATCATTAGAAAAAAAGGATTTTGTGCTTGGAATGGGTGCCGACGAGCATGTAGATTATGAGCATCAACAGTTCATAACCATGCTTGAACCGGTTGACTTGGTTCTGGAGTTATTAAGAGGGAATCATATAGAGAGATCGCTGAGGATCATTAAGCCGGGAGGTACGCTTATCAGTTTATGCAATTACATTAAAGGTACTATCTGCGAGGAAATCGCCAGGGAGAGAAAGGTCTTTGCCTGGTATCATGCAGTTAAATCTGACGGTAGCGATATGGAAGCAATTGCAGGTTTATTAAGTAAGGGAGTTATCCGATCGTTCGTTTCAAGAACGTATCGGCTTGACCAAATAAGGGAGGCGCACATTGAAATGGAAAAGGACCACACAAAGGGGAAGATAATTATCAGCTTAATTTAA
- a CDS encoding nuclear transport factor 2 family protein: MDKTNKVDSAQIQHTMSAYCRYIDTKQWDLLGKIIADNAVLEFQDTEGKMLYTFTGPAGLIQASREAITDLVTVHHLYNPEITISDDQHASAIWAMEDRFYRTDDAGKSIKVFHGYGHYHIAFINQANSWKIASLRLTRLRLVQY, from the coding sequence ATGGATAAGACAAATAAGGTTGATTCGGCACAGATACAGCATACCATGTCTGCATACTGCAGATATATTGATACCAAGCAATGGGATCTACTCGGCAAAATAATAGCTGATAATGCTGTCCTGGAATTTCAGGACACTGAGGGAAAAATGCTGTATACATTTACCGGACCAGCAGGGCTGATCCAGGCCTCCAGGGAAGCGATAACAGATCTTGTTACAGTGCATCATCTGTATAATCCGGAGATTACAATATCCGATGATCAGCATGCCTCAGCTATATGGGCAATGGAAGACCGCTTTTATAGGACTGATGATGCTGGCAAGAGCATTAAAGTCTTTCACGGCTATGGACATTATCACATCGCATTTATAAATCAGGCCAATAGCTGGAAGATAGCTAGTCTCAGGCTGACAAGGCTTCGGTTGGTACAATACTGA
- a CDS encoding NADP-dependent oxidoreductase has protein sequence MQAVILKKQGGVENFVLATVPLPEIKRDEVLIKTKAISINPADAIVRENEHVSWIFGDQRPLILGWDISGEIVAIGSDVREYKIGDNVFGVIRHPGIGRTYAEYVAAPAADISLKPDNVTHQEAAAATLAALTALQPMQKVGIKRGDRVLVTAAGGGVGHYAVQLAKYYGAYVIALASGAKKEFVLGLGADKFIDYQSQVFNETLSNVDLVVHAVRNEGHVVRSLDVLRKGGTLISLWSNISEQERNKAAERGVSAFYNAIQSNGADMRLVATLLENGTLRSHVSREFTLYDMAEAHLEIEKGHTQGKIVINI, from the coding sequence ATGCAGGCAGTTATATTAAAGAAGCAGGGCGGCGTTGAGAATTTTGTTCTGGCTACAGTTCCGCTCCCGGAAATAAAGCGGGATGAGGTATTGATAAAAACGAAAGCCATCAGTATAAATCCCGCAGATGCTATTGTGAGGGAAAACGAGCATGTAAGCTGGATATTTGGTGATCAGCGGCCGCTGATATTAGGATGGGATATATCGGGCGAAATAGTGGCTATTGGTAGTGATGTACGAGAATATAAGATAGGCGATAATGTATTTGGTGTTATTCGTCACCCGGGTATCGGAAGGACATATGCAGAGTATGTGGCTGCTCCTGCAGCAGATATTTCCCTAAAGCCGGACAATGTCACCCATCAGGAGGCTGCCGCGGCAACCCTGGCAGCGCTGACTGCCTTGCAACCCATGCAGAAAGTAGGCATCAAAAGGGGCGACCGTGTGTTGGTAACAGCAGCGGGTGGAGGCGTAGGACATTATGCGGTGCAGCTTGCAAAATATTATGGTGCATATGTCATTGCGCTCGCATCCGGTGCAAAAAAGGAATTCGTACTAGGATTGGGTGCGGATAAATTTATTGATTACCAGTCACAGGTCTTTAACGAGACACTGAGTAATGTGGACCTGGTTGTTCATGCGGTCAGAAATGAGGGGCACGTGGTGCGTAGCCTGGATGTGCTGAGGAAGGGAGGCACGCTTATCAGCCTATGGTCAAATATTTCGGAACAGGAACGCAACAAAGCAGCGGAAAGGGGCGTAAGTGCTTTTTACAATGCTATACAGAGCAATGGCGCGGACATGAGGCTGGTGGCAACCTTGCTGGAAAATGGCACCCTGAGGTCTCATGTGTCCAGGGAATTTACATTGTATGATATGGCTGAGGCACATCTTGAGATTGAAAAAGGACATACACAGGGCAAAATAGTTATTAATATCTGA
- a CDS encoding glycoside hydrolase family 88/105 protein, with protein sequence MKKLVLLFCFIAQITQAQKANDVTTPLHALQPDYPFPYKVMSTSEVKTTLDRILDYLDAATPAEWVNRRTNEPVTLTTTADTSITFKPGDFRLTSYEWGVTYAGMLRIGEVTGDERYNIYTTERLNFLAKAYPFFKKLYEQDPKAVNALRQPVAPHALDDAGAMCAAMIKEYHRTKEPALRPLIDHFIQYISTKEYRLADGTLARNRPLKNTLWLDDLFMSVPALAQMGKLTGDTKYYNDAVKQVLQFSKRMFNKDLGIYMHGWVESMEVHPEFHWARANGWAVLAMTELLDVLPTQAKGRQEVLAQLRAHIKGLAQYQSGQGFWHQLLDRNDSYLETSATAIYAYAIARAINNGWIDAKTYMPMCLLAWSAVSTKVNAHGEVEGTCVGTGMAFDPAFYYYRPVNVYAAHGYGPVLLAGGEIISLLQKYPLEINDSALMLNDN encoded by the coding sequence ATGAAAAAACTAGTATTGCTGTTTTGCTTTATTGCACAGATTACCCAGGCACAAAAAGCCAACGATGTGACCACGCCACTGCATGCGCTGCAACCCGACTATCCTTTTCCTTATAAAGTGATGTCAACATCCGAAGTAAAAACCACGTTAGACCGGATACTGGACTACCTGGACGCCGCTACCCCTGCAGAATGGGTGAACCGCCGCACCAATGAGCCAGTAACACTGACCACGACCGCCGATACCAGCATCACCTTTAAACCGGGTGATTTCCGTCTTACCAGCTACGAATGGGGCGTAACCTACGCCGGTATGCTGCGGATAGGCGAAGTCACCGGCGATGAACGATATAATATCTATACGACGGAACGACTGAACTTCCTCGCTAAAGCGTACCCTTTTTTCAAAAAACTGTATGAACAAGATCCGAAAGCAGTAAACGCTTTACGGCAGCCCGTCGCCCCACATGCCCTTGATGATGCAGGTGCCATGTGCGCGGCCATGATCAAAGAATACCACCGTACTAAAGAACCGGCGCTACGTCCGCTGATTGACCATTTCATTCAATACATTTCCACCAAAGAGTACCGCCTTGCAGATGGTACGCTGGCCAGGAACCGTCCACTGAAAAATACACTGTGGCTGGACGACCTGTTTATGAGCGTACCCGCCCTGGCGCAAATGGGCAAACTGACCGGCGATACAAAATATTACAACGATGCTGTTAAACAGGTATTACAGTTTTCAAAACGGATGTTTAACAAAGACCTCGGTATCTACATGCACGGCTGGGTTGAATCAATGGAGGTGCACCCGGAATTTCACTGGGCACGGGCAAATGGCTGGGCAGTACTGGCCATGACCGAGCTGCTGGACGTATTGCCAACACAGGCAAAGGGTCGTCAGGAAGTACTGGCACAACTGCGCGCGCACATCAAAGGACTGGCACAATATCAGTCAGGACAAGGGTTCTGGCACCAGTTACTGGACAGGAACGACAGCTACCTCGAAACCTCCGCCACCGCTATTTATGCCTACGCTATCGCCAGGGCTATCAATAACGGTTGGATAGATGCCAAAACATACATGCCGATGTGTTTACTCGCGTGGAGCGCAGTATCCACCAAGGTCAATGCCCACGGAGAGGTAGAAGGCACCTGCGTAGGCACAGGCATGGCGTTCGATCCGGCATTCTACTATTACCGCCCGGTCAATGTATACGCAGCCCATGGTTATGGCCCGGTACTACTGGCGGGAGGAGAGATCATCTCATTGCTGCAAAAGTATCCATTGGAGATCAATGACAGCGCCCTGATGCTAAATGACAACTAA